A genomic window from Cloacibacillus evryensis DSM 19522 includes:
- the eda gene encoding bifunctional 4-hydroxy-2-oxoglutarate aldolase/2-dehydro-3-deoxy-phosphogluconate aldolase, protein MDIYKQIEALKIVPVVKLDAAEDAVPLAKALIDGGLPIAEITFRTAAAEESIRAVSVAFPQMLVGAGTVVNVEQAERAVKAGAKFIVSPGFSPAVTKFAVEKGIPIFPGVCTPTEIMAALEFGLKVVKFFPAKQYGGLATIKALAAPFPGIRFMPTGGVSAENLLEYLSSDKVIACGGSWMVKESLIGARSFGEVARLTREAVALAAKA, encoded by the coding sequence ATGGATATCTATAAGCAGATCGAAGCTCTTAAAATCGTGCCTGTGGTGAAGCTTGACGCGGCGGAGGACGCCGTGCCGCTGGCAAAGGCGCTGATCGACGGCGGCCTTCCCATCGCGGAGATAACTTTCAGGACGGCGGCGGCCGAGGAATCGATCCGCGCCGTTTCCGTGGCTTTTCCGCAAATGCTGGTGGGAGCCGGTACTGTGGTGAATGTGGAACAGGCGGAACGCGCGGTGAAGGCCGGCGCGAAGTTCATCGTTTCGCCGGGGTTTTCGCCCGCAGTTACAAAATTCGCCGTGGAAAAAGGCATCCCGATCTTCCCAGGAGTCTGCACGCCGACCGAGATAATGGCCGCGTTGGAATTCGGGCTTAAAGTTGTAAAGTTTTTCCCCGCCAAGCAATACGGCGGGCTCGCGACGATAAAAGCGCTCGCCGCGCCGTTCCCGGGGATCAGATTCATGCCCACCGGCGGCGTCAGCGCCGAAAATCTACTGGAATATCTCTCTTCTGATAAGGTTATCGCCTGCGGCGGAAGCTGGATGGTAAAGGAATCGCTCATCGGCGCGCGCAGCTTCGGCGAGGTCGCGAGGCTTACGAGGGAGGCCGTCGCGCTCGCCGCCAAGGCGTAG